The following coding sequences lie in one Pontibacter sp. G13 genomic window:
- a CDS encoding four helix bundle protein: protein MSANRQSTHQLEEHSLQFALAVREFGKSLPMTVSNVEDLKQLIRASGAIGARFISAKESTSKSEYISRIKACGLEAQSTYYWLRLVDTQSVPELDIQRNQLLHAAKELMAIFYKIIESTTIK from the coding sequence ATGTCCGCTAACCGCCAGAGCACACACCAGCTGGAAGAACATTCCCTTCAATTTGCCCTCGCTGTCCGGGAGTTCGGAAAATCTCTCCCTATGACAGTATCCAACGTCGAGGATCTCAAGCAGCTCATCAGAGCTTCGGGTGCCATTGGTGCCAGATTCATTTCGGCGAAGGAATCGACCAGCAAATCGGAATACATCAGCAGGATCAAGGCGTGCGGATTGGAGGCGCAGTCCACGTATTACTGGTTGAGATTGGTGGATACCCAATCAGTTCCAGAACTGGACATTCAGCGAAACCAATTGTTACACGCCGCTAAGGAATTGATGGCCATCTTTTATAAGATAATCGAATCGACCACGATCAAGTGA